TTGTAATATTCAAAGATCGCCTCAAACAGCagcagttgttttctgctgccacGTACAATGAAGTGAGGAAATGGCTAAGCTGATACATCGCCTTAACCTATCAAACTCCCTAGGTTTCGGGATCCATTTCGCTGtttaatttttcaaataaatcaacAAAGGCTTCTTTCTTTATAGGTTTGGCAGAACATGCAGTGGAGAAAGTGAAAAGCGCCCTTGAGGAATTGGAAGACTTCGAGTCACCCTATGAAGACTCTGAGTCAGATGGCGAAGACTTAAGCATGCCCACAGATACAGCTCTTATTGAGACGAAAACTGTATCTCACTACGTAGAAGAGGACTGGGATAAAGAGTTGGAAGACAACGAAAACAATAGCAATCCTTATGGTAGGTTGATGCCTCAAcatggttcttttaaaaaaaagaaaataaatgctaGAAAGCTAGGTGTCTAGGGAGAGGTGCATTGTGGGAAGATATCTTTAGAACTGTTCTTGCATTAGGCTGATACAAgtgtcataagaacataaaaagagcttgTTGGATtgctagtccagcatgctgttctcatggTGACCAGCCAGATAAATGTCTGTGAGAATCCCATAAGCAGTCTggcagacttgagactttattatgaagcgtcttgtatctgttggataaaagaatggataactctagagaatacggacttgttagatttggaaggttttaacaatagatttggatggcatgcatatttatgttatgacaaaaagaaatcacataccgggtttacgaatcatgtgataagaagatctctgtacgaggtgtgggaaagaaataaaaggctgttagagactaaaacaccctggtgggtctcaccagcagaggtattaacagttaagaaagtaaatatggagaagaggcgggccacgtatgaggaaattttgacgaaaactgaaaaaggatggagtttaaaaccttttgaggacattaaaggagtgttaacaggatggatagaataccatcaaataaatgatgtgcttaaagaagatagaaaaataggttttgaggataaaagatccaaatttcaaatagaagtgctagaaggcaaaacaaagcttttggcaaagatgtatgatttgttgttggagtggtatacaaaagatgagttgacaaaagaagtgatgattaaatgggcaaaagatttggggcataatattgaatatgatgcgtggttgaaattatggaatcaaactttaagatttacagcatgtactgccttgaaagaaaatgtatataagatgatgtacagatggtatttaactccagttaaattagctaaaatgtatagaatgagtgataaaagttgctggaaatgtaaagagaaagatggtgaattttatcatatgtggtggacatgcgaaaaagttaaaagattttgggaaagtttatataacgaattgaaaaagatgtttagatatacttttccaaaaaaaccagaagcatttttgttaggaataatgggaggagagattagaaaagaagatcaaacactgtttatgtatgcaacaaccgcggctaggactttgttagcccaaaaatggaaattacaggaattacctacaattgtggagtggcagataaaaatgatggactatgctgaacttgctagattgacatgcaagattcgtgaccagggggagacaaggtttcaaaaggactggagtaaatatgtggactatatggagaaaaactgtagatcattaaaaactctcgcaggattaaaataaaccttacgaattgaccaatatgtcaaaaaaggaactgcaaaaaagggaattaacaagaaacccgcatgaagggagggggggaagtcatagctcggcggagcaaggtaaaagatgtgaatataagattttgtataaaagattggttttgttaatttgttgaatttggaaaactggaataaaatgtatttttttttaaaaaagagaatccCATAAGCAGGACGTAAGTTCAAtagcacttgtgattcccagcatctggtattcagagctaTACCAGCTCTGATGCCTGTGGTGGTACATAGCTTCATGACTATTAGCCATTCATAGTCATATCCATGAATTTTAAAATGAGTATTCTTTGAATAAATTGTACCAAATTGAGTATGAGATTAAAATTTAAGGGGTGTGGCTGGGTGTTTAAAAGGAAGCTACtatggactttttttaaaaaaaaccaccaatctACAGAGGACAGAGTGGTGTAAAAATAGGGATGTTTCAAGAACATAAAGGTATCTCTTTTAATCTGTGAAACTTTGAAGATACGCAATCTAAGACTACATGTGTCACTCAGTTCATAGCAACAGCATTAGGTGTGTGCAAGACGGGAGCAGTCCGGGAGAACAGAGTTGTAAGACAGCTAAAGATCAAAATCTACTTGGCACCTAGATGCAGCGGCTGTCGAGATTACATTGACAAAACGTACATCCTGTCTCTTTGTAGGGCCAGCCCTATAATCAGGCAGAGTAAATCAGCCACTTTTGGCAGCAGCTGTtgttgggtggtggtggcagcagcagcagtttgttGAGCCATTTCTCCTGAGCCCTCTGGCCATTCCCATCCTGAGCTGGTGCTCTGGAAGCAGTGATACTTCCTTGCTGTTGGTCTGGGTTGGCCGACTGTCTCGCCTAGTTACCTTCTCCCAGTACATCACAGGTGGTTGGGGAAAGCCCCTGAGAAAGCAAGCAGAGAGGGAAACAGGCCAGAGCTTGTAGTCtagcacagcgtttctcaaccactgttccgcggcacactactgtgccgcgagacggtggctgctgtgccgcaacgtgaggcaacgagaagggcgatttgcagccgccaataggcagcgctgacccgccggaaaggaagccggctgggtcagtctggagggcgcgagggcgcgaagggtgtttctccgtcatctcctcgcgctcgctccctgagcgaggcagcgcttcatggccgaggccgcctcctcgcgctctccccgcgcgctcaatggagaaggcagcggcgcagggcggcagggactctggagcagcagcagccccgcccAGCggtggcagtaacagcagcagccgcagcagcagccgccccacctcggcgggctcctcgccgtcctcctccgccagccggggagggctctcgggccgccaaggagcagcggcggcggctacaccagcggggaggccggagggaggcggcggtggcggcagcagcagcagccccagcttagccgcggccagcccaggagggagcggggggctggcggcaggcaggacgacggaggcggtgctcgagggctctctcagcaagtacaccaacctcatcctccctattcctcagtcccccacccattcccaacccccaggatttgccccgtcttttaatggtggtgtgccgcgtgatttttttgacggaacaagtgtgccgtggcccaaaaaaggttgagaaacactggtctagcagCCATCAGACGTACACACATATTGCTCTGCTCAACACGACGTACTCTGGTGCTTCCACTTCTGGATTACAGCATTCGTTTGAGCAGTTAGTGAGCAATAGCGCCGGAGAATATTATCTTCCTGAAACTCGTTCTAATCAAGAGAGGAAGTTTCCATTTGTTCTGCATGACTTGCCGACATGCTTATTGCAATATGTGTAGAGTGGTGAAGGAAGGGGAAATTAATTATTCAgtgacataacaacaacaacaacaacaacaacaacaacaacaacaacaacaacaacttctcttGCCATGTTATTTTACTTAACAACTTGGATCCAAATTTCATTGTGTTCAGCATAGACCTTTATAAGGCTAAAGTAAGCTGACATACTACTAAAGTAAGTTGATATCCTTTGATGAGGGTTGCAACCAAATTGGAGAAGAAGCACACACTGATAAACACTCTGAGATCCAATTTTGTGCATGTATTTAACTTTCTGTTCTCTTGGCTCAAGGAAAAAAGCTGACAAAATGGCCTTAAGGGTTGTTGGGAAGATAAAATGATACCTTCTCCATGTATGCTGCCCTAGGCTtattggaggaagggtgggatgagAGGAATAATTGTTGTCAAAAATAATTTGCTCTGATGTCAAGAGGAGAGGGCCTTATTCCCTAGCATGGGTTcttagaattgcagcctgttGAAAACAGCTTTATAGACATAATCATATTGATTTAAAACCACTCAACACTTTAGATTTTGAAGATGTGATTCACTGCGGAGGTTTCTTGGATGAAGAGCCAGTGGCATGTTCAGTTCAAGAAAAGCCTTTGTATGACCCAAGCCTGCACCATGTAGCACCGGTGACTTGGAGACAGGTAGAGACTATGCCAGTGGAAGGCCAATTTGACGACGCTGTTGACTGAGGTGACACTGGGGTAGAAATGCGGACTTCTAAACTTATATCTCTTTGAAACTTACTTGAGACTCAACATGAATACCTCTTGTATTTATAGTTTATAAAACTTGGAAACTAGAGAAGTGGAAGATCAGAAACTAGGTGGATGGCAATTTTGTAGCACTTTTTGCTTTAAACTGGCTTGGAAACGGTATACGtactgtaggttttatttttcagtttagcATGCTGTTACTGTGAGCTGCTTATTACTTTTCTCTTGTCATGTGTGCAATTTTAGTTCTTTGATTTGACACAAATGACCTCATTGAGCTGTCAATCCATATTTGTATCCATGTTACAAACTCAACCTTGTAACTGTTGCACTTCAGTTTTCTTGTATATGTTATTTATTTGACATTGGTGTTCTGACAGGATCGCTCCTGAAGAATACAGGCTTTTTGAGTGTGTacaatgtgtgtgtttcatttaatGTGATTGTCAATATAAATGTGGGGGAAATGGCTGATGCAACATACTGCTTTATCAcctgaatgcttttgcctgcctTCCATTGATTT
Above is a window of Zootoca vivipara chromosome 2, rZooViv1.1, whole genome shotgun sequence DNA encoding:
- the COPRS gene encoding coordinator of PRMT5 and differentiation stimulator — translated: MEAAGQRESPGRLLPLPEQRKKADASAFAEQEEFEVVKTFSWRPGKGLAEHAVEKVKSALEELEDFESPYEDSESDGEDLSMPTDTALIETKTVSHYVEEDWDKELEDNENNSNPYDFEDVIHCGGFLDEEPVACSVQEKPLYDPSLHHVAPVTWRQVETMPVEGQFDDAVD